Genomic DNA from Hordeum vulgare subsp. vulgare chromosome 2H, MorexV3_pseudomolecules_assembly, whole genome shotgun sequence:
GAACCTATGCATTTTTTTGTCCCGAAATATCCAGCCACCGTAACAATTTTCATCTGCTGAGCTTTTTTACGTACCGGGTGGGGGAATTTTTCCCAGGAAAATCTGGCCCGTTAGCCTGGGGTGGGCGGGGAAAAAATCGAGCAGGTGCAGGTGTGGGGGTGAGTGGCCCAGCAAGCCAAATTTGTCTGAGACCAGCTCTGAAATCAGTTGATTTTTGCAGGGGACCACACTCAAAAACAAATGAACAGATGTCGCATCGCCTCATTGGACAGAAAAATCGAGTAGGACTGAAATGAAAGTCAGTCGACTGATGATTAAACAGTTCCTTTATGTTTTATTCATAGTATTGTTCACAAAATACAAACCAAAAAATGTACAGTAAACCTGATAAGAAAAGTAAAGCTACGTTTTGGTGCATTTCAAGTAATAGCAAACAATGCAAGCCTTATTGTATTCAGAGTAATTTTTCACAAAGATAATAATCAAGCCAAGGCGCAGCAGATTGGAAGTGTCCTGATATATCCTTCATTAGCACGGGGTAGCTGGTGCTTCTGTCGGTGGATGCTTTTTCATGAGCAGGCATGTGCCACATCCTCATGCCTAGAGCTCAATAGGATCGACAAACAGTCGCTTAATCGTCCCCTCAAGACGGCTGCTGAATGTAAAAGCATCTGTCTTGTCATCGTACATGAAGGGCATGCTGATCGTTATATTTGCGACTCGCTGCACCGCAGGAAGCAGCAGCTCAGGGAGCTCAAAGCGTGCTTGGTTCGTAGTCTTCCATGCATCTTCGATCAGAGAACCTATCTTGTCAATGGCGACCTCACTCACCACGCCGTGCTCACTGATGTAGCATTCTACGGAGCTTGCCACATCATTTTTGTTCTTTCCACGCTGTGAGCAACAAACAAATTCTTAATCAGGGGTGCTATCGTGATCAAAGGATAAACAATAGAGAGGTAGTAATGTTGGAGATGTTATTTGTACCTTAAATGAAGCAAGATCATTCATGAAACGTGTCACCTCTGCACAAGCCCTGACAGCATCAGTGCAACCGAGGGCCCATTCCAGTGCTTCCTTGGTTGCAGTATCACCCATACCAACTAGCAACCCAACACATACCCATGGTCCACCTGAGCACACACTAGATACCTTCACTTGATCATTAAATCTTGGCTTGTGATTTTGATGAAACCATTCGGCTTCTTGGAGATAGTTGCTTGATAATATTTGAAACTACAAGTGAGAAAACGAAAACATATTAGTACTTCTGATGAAAGATTTGGATATGTCGGTGTCGTGGATATGAATGTAGACAATTAATCTTTGAAATATACATGCATTTTTCGCGATATAGAATCAGAATTGGTATCCACTTGGGCTGGGAGTACATAAATCAGTACTGAATTTCTAGTAAAACTTTTGTCTCATATTGAAGTGTATGATTTCTAGACCTAAATAGTATTACATATTTGTGCAGAGCATGCTGCATATGCTTCATAAAGTTTTGTGATCTGGAGATCTTCTGATGTGAAAAGTCATCAACTCGTAGATATAGTCTTTTTTATTCATTTAACACTACAAAGAATTGAAGTCCCAAGAGCGGTAGGTGTTATGAGAAAAAGGGTAAAATTTGTGACTGAGAGCGTTACAGAAAGATAACAGAAAATAAATATAGAAAGTAAGGAAAATAGTCATCTTTTGGTTGTGAGATGAGACTGATGTACCGCTCTTGTGCTAAAAGAGACCCGGTACTTCTCATCTGGTTTCAATTCGTCCTGAAACTCCTTGAAGGTGCTCATCAGCTTGAGGTAGAACTTCTGTAAGTACTCTGGTAGAAGAGAAGTAGCACTCTCCTCCCATCTGAATACAGATTAGTTAGTTATTCCGCTGAATGCAATTTTGTGAATCATGTTTTATTCTCAAATTAAGAAAATCAAGCAGCTAGCATCATGCCAAAATCAACCTTTGTATTGCTTCATTGAGCTGTTTACACTCCACCAAAGTAGCACGGACATCATAAGTGTCGTCTGTCATTATTATTATTGCAATTATCTTGGCAAGAATCATCCTTGCACGTGTGTACTCTTTCTCATAGTATGCCGTATACGCCCAGAAGTAGCACTCAACCACACGATCTCGTGAGTAATTTAGCCCCACTTCTCTGTAAAGATTTTTCCACCATCTGAAAGTGAGCTTGTTGTTAGTGTTCTGTAAAAACAATATTGCAGGTACATTCATTTTATGAGAAGTGTGCATTGAAAGTTGTCTCCTGTTCCAGGAAAATGCAAAAGCTATGTTACCTAGAGAGCGCTTTGAGTTCCTTCAAGTGGAGACGTTGCAGAAGGTTAAAATCCAGCTTGGCCAACTCCAGAATTGAGGAGTTGTGCATGGACTCTTCTTTGTACTCTGACATATAATGCAGAGCCTCTACTCTCTTCAAGGTCCTTGGCAGTGGTAAGTGAAGGGCACGCCTGACTTGCTCTGCCAAGGGGTACTCAAGCTTATCTTCCATCGATTCGAGGTGTTGCCTTGCAAACGAGATGctttcttcaagctctgtctcCCTATGGATAAAAAGGTATGATGCGTTGTATAAACTTAATAGCCCCCTTGGGTCGTTTGTTATGTTAACATGGAAGGCCCCATCTTCATCTTTGAACTTGCTGAATACATCTGCAAGAGATACATGATACATCTTATGAGCATATATGTCTAGCAATAAAATTGGTGATTCTCTCTTCTTCATTGCCTGCATATGCTTTGTACTTTTTTGAAGCAAGCAACACATCAGTATTCCAGACAAAGTTGCTTTTAATTATGTGACACGATGTGAATTGTAAACTTGTAATGTTTCTGTATTAGTAATTGTGTCAAGTGAATAAATTGACATTTAACAATGGCTACTTACATAAAACAATAAACTTCTACAAACTATTTGTAgtgctagatacatccatttaagCGACAAGTaactccggacggagggagtagtatataccTGGAGACACCCAAAAGCCTTGCTGCCTGAGTATGCGGAACCGAAGGGCGACATCATGAAGGCTAGAGCTATCGAATTCACCAGCATGAATGCTTGTTAATGTGGAGTCAATTTGTTCATGAAAATGATGATCTACGCTTAGGTGTTGGAGTGTATCCACAAGTTTCAGTTGCTCAACTATTGTACCGCATGAAAATAACCCAATTATTTTCTCCTTCAATTGATTGGACCTCTCTGTCATCCTTTCCGCTGACATCTATATGTCATCACCAAATATATGTTATGTGCTGTTAACTGAAACCATGTCCATGGTGAAATTTATTTAACCATGtgtcaagggaagaaaataatagGGTTAGAAGGCAAGATCGTTCTTGGTTAAAGTTGCAGCCATTAGTTAGTTGTTACTATTGTTTTTACATAATCGTTTAGCTATCCTGCAAGCAGGCAAAACAAACCGTGCCATGTTTAAATATAAGTTGAAACtgcaaagggaaacaaaaaaaaaagaaaaacatgagATGAGATGATAGTTCCAACTTACTTTTATAACATCAAAATATCAAGAAGAGGTGTCATTAAATACAATTCGTGCTGAATATGTATTTTTTTTTCATACATTACAAACGTGATTGAACGCAATCTTGAAAGTTTTATCGGCACGTAATAATAATCACTTAGGAATAATCCTGTGTTTTTTCAAGTGTTTCAAAACAGCACTAATAGGAAGATGCCAATCAGGCGTGGCTAGTTGTATGAAAATGGTACTATTATACTGATCTCAATTTTTGTTTGCAGCTAGGCGAACCAAGAAAGCTGAAAGCCAACAAACAGAGTCCAGGCATATCTCAGTAAGGGGCTCCAGACCAGCAGGTAACTTTAGGTTAGGccgtgaaacaatttttttttttttgaaaaggaggcagAGCCCCGGCCTCTGACCGTGAAAAAATTGAGATTTGGCACATATAAAACTGAAGGAAAAAACATGCCTAGACTGAAAAAAAAATGTACTGCTCCATgattgttgctattgctgctgtaaCAAGATGAAGCATGCCTGTAACGGTTCTGGATTGTAGTTGATGAAGAAGTCGCCCCAAACCGTGGGATGAAACACAGCCGCCATCTCTGGAACGGTGCCGGTAGCGGGAGCGGACGCCATGGAAAAAATGCGTAGTCTGGTGATTGGTGTAGTGATATGTGGCTTTGAGAAAACCTGGAACGGCCGACGGTCTTATATACACAGCACAGCATGGCTGCGCGGGAGCACTGATCCAGGAGAGTGCGTCTTTGAACGGGGCAGGCGCCATTCAATGTTTTCCTCTGTCAAGAATAGCACCCATTTCAAGTCGCTTCTCCGTTGGGAGAACGAGCTGAATTGTCAGTCACAAGGAGACCCACGCGCAGCCGTCTATTTTCCGACTAGGCTTGTCAATTTTATGCAAAATGAATATAAGTGGGTAGAATATTTTGCAAGTTCCTCGTAAGCGGGTGGAGGGTACCTTACCACCAATCACATGCTTCATGTGGCAAAATCAAGTTCAAAACTTAGTTGTTTTTATACTCCTATTGTTGTATACTCGTCGCAAGCTCTAAACTTTACATCACTTACGAATAATATCTACTATTTTAGGGGCTACACAAAAAAAATCTAACTTAGTCACCTGATTAACCTTTTTTAGCAAAACAATTTATACCTAAAAAATAACAATAATAGAAAGCTAAAAAATTTACCACCCTTCCAACCAACAGGGTAAATATTGTTGTcactccgtagtaaaataacaaccACCACTGCAGAGCAATTGACCGATTAGTTTAAACATTTTACCGACTGGGAAGTTCTTTTCCTAGTATCCTGGAGCTGATGAAACAGAGAGTCGAGGTCGTACTTACTATGATTGGCTAGCACTTTAATCGTGACCGGCTGCTTGCACAGGTTGTATGTCACATTGTGCTGTTGTACAACCTTCATGACGGAGTATTTGACCAACCCATACATGAAATGATGGTGTTATGAACTTATGGTACTGCAGCGGGCAGAAGGTGATGATGAAAATGCCAAAGATTGGAACTTGGACATAAAAACAGAGGAACACGTTCGGCTCATCCTTCCACACTCCTGTTCTAGCGGCCgtgtttttttagttttaaaaCAAAGAACTTCGACCTCTCCCTGCCCTTCTATCTTTACACTGTCGAGAGAGGCGAAGAGCGAGGGATTTCGCCCCCCCCCCTCCGTTTCCATGGCGCCGCCGTGGGTTCCCTTCCCTTCTCGGTCATCTCTGGCGGTAGAATGGTGGGGAACCCCGGATCTAGATAGGTTTTGGATGCGTGTGCCATGTGGCGGCACTCTCATGGGGCAGTGCAATCGCGTATGGGAATAAGGTCTTCCGTTCCTTGCTCCCGTTCGGCGGCATCCTAGGCAATGTCGTTGAAGGATCTGTGAAAGATTGGCCAGGTACTGCTACGGAGGCGGTGACGATAGCAGAATCTTTGTCCGTTTTGTCTTCGGGCTTCAGCTCCGCCACAACGATGGTTTTGCCAGCGTCGTCATGAAGCCTTGAGGGTCTGTGCAGGCCCATGGTCGCTGGCGCTAGTCATTTTCATTTTGTTGTGGCGACTGTGGTGGCCATGAGTGTTGTGCTGCTTTATCGAATCTGCTTGCTGGTTGTTGCGGGTACAAGCCCCTATCCATATCATTTTCTTTTGGATTGGATACGCTTGATCTCGATCTTGCTAGATCTCCTCGTGGTCAAAGACGACAACTGCAGAAGGCAGGCCCTCATGTTTGGGTGGAGGATCCCCTCCCGCACCAGGTGCGGTTTAACCGTGGCTATGGCCTCTAACGCAGGAGGGTGTCTCCCCAAtgctttgccttttcctttggcaTTGGATTCGTTAAGATGCTAGAGTTCGTACTTGTTGTCAGCGAGCAAACGCAACAGAATTAGGCATGCGCGTGCGCCCGTTCAGTGAGTGCGGGCGGCGTAGCCCTAGGATGAACTCAATGTCGAGTTCATCTTGCCCACCATGAAGGAAAAACGGCGAGGCGCACAAGTTGGCGTGCGTGCGTCTGTTTTCCTCTGTCTTAATTAGTGCAAGTCCGTGTACTTTTCGTAACTTTTTTCTTTAGGAAAAAAGCCCTCTCaattttgtttttcttcaagaAGAAGTCCCACCCATCTACGCCTAGCCTGCTCTTATTACTGCACCTATGAGGCCACGAAAGGAAAGACAGACCTAGGAGGTCAAATAGGAAAGATAGGAAAAAACAATAGAGGCCAACTCCATGCACAATTTTTACCGATCCCAACAAATAAGTCCGAACAAAACCAAAATAACTTATGAGAAAAATCCTAAATTAGACAAAACTAAAAATATCATTTTGCTTTATTAGTTGGTATAGACATAAATATAGATATAAATTCCAACAAACACAACCTGACCGAATATGTCCTTCAGCATCTTGAATTCGTCATGTGGCcaattcaaaaataaataaaatcgtCACGCGCGTACCTCTGTGTAACTTGCACTTGAAATTTAAGTTTTCTCTACTCTTGTTTTATGTCCCTATTTTTTTTTGGAGAACAAAGCCATCACATATTGTAGGGTTTATGTATGTTTGTGTGCCAGCATGTGTGCTATCTGAAGGTTAATACATAAACTGCCATGTCAGTAATTATAACTTGGATGATGTATAATTATACCAACCCTATGATTTTATTTGCAGTACGAACACTTATATCAACGCCATGGTGGCAATTATTTTATTGTAACTGTAACTTGGACAACGGGAAAACTACAAAACTGATATGATGGTACTTTAGCCTTGACAAATGGGCAACTACGGTGTATTTCAATACCACACGCTGATGGTGTCGTGAACAAGGGCTACTCCAACTGAACCATCATGTATAGGAGTGGCGGCCTGAGTCTcgcgctcaaggatcatctcacATCTAAGTAATACGACGACACGGTCAGGTTTTAAGAGTAGATTTTTAAAGCACGGGCTTTCGGACACCCCTTATCCTTATCTTTCAACACTGCTTTGAGATCCATACTATACAACTAACTTACAACACCCGATTTTCTCTTTTTTGATTCTTCTAAATAAGACAAAATTTGAACTTCAAACTTTGCAAGATATCAAAACATTCTAACTAGAATGTGGGAAAAAACTTTCAGATTTTTCGGTCCAACATAAATGTACGAAATGAGATTTTTTTGAGTAAAAAAATTATTATTTTCAGTATTTATGTTTCACGAAAAAATCTGAAAGTTTTTTCCCACATTCTAGTTAGAATCTTTCACTGTCCTCCAAAGTTTGaagtttatatgttgttttatttgaaagaaaaagagaaatgATGCTTGCACAAATCGCGATGCAAAAATGGATGGCGAGATAAGGAGGCGTAGCAAAGCCTGTGCTTTCTCAAATGTTAACTCGGTAGAGAGTGGATTTTTAAAGCACGGGCTTTCGGACACCCCTTATCCTTACCCTTCAACACTGCTTTGAGATTCATACTATACAACTAACTTACAACACCCGATTTTCTCTTTTTTGATTCTTCTAAATAAGACAACATCTgaacaaaaaagagaaatgatGCTTGCACTGCGATGCAAAAATGAATGGCGAGATAAGGGAGTGTAGGAAAGCCCGTGCTTTCTCAAATGTTAACCCGCTATGTTGTTTCTCCATCTTCGACATCTCTTACCTCATCGACTGTATGTCCTACGGGGACCTCGCCCTTGGCCTCGACCCCATCAAAAGCATCGTCTTCATCACCATGGAAGTGTTGGCGAGGACACCGGCTCGTCATCAGTGTCACCTTCCATCCGACCGGTTCACTCAGTCGTATTGGAAATAGCTTTGCTATTGAACAAAAGTTAAAATGAGGAGTTAGTTATTGGACCCAAGCATGGAGGTACAACGCAATGTTCATGCATTAGAAGGTATTGTAATTATAACATATGAATTGAAGTTAAATTATATCCCCTTCGTTCTAAAATAAATGCCTTAACTTTAGTATAACTTtgtgtataaagttgagacagttattttaaaAGGGAGGAAATATAATCAAGTGAAATCTTTCGGTAAAATTATTAAATGGTTATCGGTATTTTCAAACTTTTATTATTTGCATCGAGCGTATTTTCAAAGTTGAGGGAGCCATCATTGCATTTTACACCTGGGCCTTCAATTCTACAGACGGCTCTGTCCACAAAATCTGCCGGCTGTCAAAGTCCCGATAAACTTCCGCTCGGCTGCAGGCCGCAGTCTGCTTCGCAAGACCACGACGCACATATCCGCGTTCGTCGTGAGCAATTAGTTTAGCTTTATTTTATTTCGAGGAacaccaattaattaatttatgtAGACCGCGCGGTCAAGCTATTCCTGAAAGCGCGAAAAATAGTACTACGTACTAATCGGGTCCGTTCATGCAGGCATGGCGGCCGCTGCGGCTGCGGCTGCCGACCGACGAATTCCGATTGCCGCTGCCCACCGACGAATTCCGGTTGCCGCTAAGCTGACAGCCATGGCTGACCGACCCGATCGATAATAATGAAGGTAAGAGCGCAGTCTGCTTCGCAAGGCGGCGACGCGCAtatccgcgctagagctcgtccaCGATTCCTACAGAATTCGGGGCTCTGACCATGAATTCCGCCGGCAGTCCTCTAACGATGTCAAGTTGTGCATAGAGATAGAGCATGGTCTATGCTGGTCATTAATACGACATAGCAGCCGCGCGATGTTCCGGTCAGCCGGCGAAAAAACTGCCTTGCGCCGCCGCAAGTCATGAAGGCGCGCTCGGCTGTGAAGACGACGGCGACATGGAGGACCTTCATTGCAGGTGCAGATAGCGTGCATGCTGGCCTTGGGCTCCACCGCGCTCGATCGATCTGGTTGAGGCCAGGTCGGGCCGattcatttttctttctttcttcaggTACCCCCGCCGTTTGAAAAGAACATAAGTTCTCTGATTTTCTCAAGTCAAACTTTTAAACAAGTTTATACAAAAATCCGTCTAGATTTTTCTCTGTCGGGTTTCTGCACTACCACGGTCAAGCAAGGAAAAAAATAGCACGCTATACAAAATAGCGTGATCCCTAAAAATATGCTATTAGAGCATGTCTAGTAGTgaatattgcttttggctcccgagctcactggaggcctttaaattcaaacatcaaattcagtgaaaatttgtattttaatgtttcaaaagttctaaaaaaaatacatagataaatgaaggtataatacacaaatctgtaaattttcagaacaaaatacgttgaaatgagcgCTGTGTAAAAAAGACAATTCTAAGGctgtttaacacatgttactattcatcatttcagaccatgaatttgtcttttttgtacagatcacgttttaaagtattttgacctgaaattttacacacatgtcggttacatccttacatacatgcatattttttttcagaattttttgaaccataaaaatttgaatttgaatttttcaaaaataaaggcctccatggctcccgggagccaaaacGCCGTTCTCGTCTAGTAGAGCCCTTAAACcctaaaaaaaaatagaaataaccGTTTTTACGAGTTGGGCGAAAAAaacgcgtagactagaaccccttAAACTAAACCCTTAAAAATATTTAAGGATCGGACCTGCAAACCCTCTCCCAACCTGTAGAAGTGAGGATTGGGGGGCAAAATctaccccaaccctcacttcgATCCGACCACgcgcgggagggaaatttcccgccCCCAACCTCCTCCCGCTCCTCCCCCGAGCCGTCGCCGGCCGCATCtcgggccgccgccgccgtcccgcCCCTGCGCCGACCCGAGTCGTCGCCGATCGCATCtcgggccgccgccgccgtcccgcCCCTGCGCCgacccgagccgccgccggccgcatctcgggccgccgccgccgtcccgcCCCCGAACTCCTCCACCGCCGTCGGCCGCATCTCGGGccaccgccgccggcccgccccgagctcctccatcgccaccccgagctcctccaccgccgccccaagctcctccaccgccgcccccgagcTCGTCCACACCGTCGGCATCCTCCACCGCCGGCGTCAtttctctcccccttcctccttgcCGGCAGAGATGGCTGATGGCTGTGACGAGGAATGgaagctgatggggttatagtcctaggatagggtcataggcctgccctataggtcctacccaaggactacccttcataagggacaaggcccttagtcagttccgactgaattaagaacttcccttcatccagtcggtgacgattcctccatcatccagtcggaaatga
This window encodes:
- the LOC123429559 gene encoding tau-cadinol synthase-like; this encodes MASAPATGTVPEMAAVFHPTVWGDFFINYNPEPLQMSAERMTERSNQLKEKIIGLFSCGTIVEQLKLVDTLQHLSVDHHFHEQIDSTLTSIHAGEFDSSSLHDVALRFRILRQQGFWVSPDVFSKFKDEDGAFHVNITNDPRGLLSLYNASYLFIHRETELEESISFARQHLESMEDKLEYPLAEQVRRALHLPLPRTLKRVEALHYMSEYKEESMHNSSILELAKLDFNLLQRLHLKELKALSRWWKNLYREVGLNYSRDRVVECYFWAYTAYYEKEYTRARMILAKIIAIIIMTDDTYDVRATLVECKQWEESATSLLPEYLQKFYLKLMSTFKEFQDELKPDEKYRVSFSTRAFQILSSNYLQEAEWFHQNHKPRFNDQVKVSSVCSGGPWVCVGLLVGMGDTATKEALEWALGCTDAVRACAEVTRFMNDLASFKRGKNKNDVASSVECYISEHGVVSEVAIDKIGSLIEDAWKTTNQARFELPELLLPAVQRVANITISMPFMYDDKTDAFTFSSRLEGTIKRLFVDPIEL